AAATCCTCAAAAGCAAGGGAGCGGAGCGCGTTCATATGTGCACATGCATGTTCGCGCACAAAGAAAAGGATGGTTGGGCATTGGGCCAGGGTTTTTGTCCGGACGTGGATCGGATCGTCCAGCAGGCCGCGCACGAAGCAGGAATCCCCTGCGTCAAGGGCTCCGCGCACCTGCCGGCCGGATATGTTCCGGAAGTATTTGAATAACAAGGCAAGGAGGTTTTCGCCGCATGGGCGATGAATTCGACCGCATTATTCAGGTCATGCAGGACAGTATTAATGAAGACACCAGGGCAACCTGGGGCGAGACCGCTTTTCAACGCTGGTGCTCGCCGCCCAACATGGGAATGCTGCCCGAGGCTGACAGCAGGGCTGAGTTGCGTGGATCTTGCGGTGATACAATGGTTATTTACCTTAAATTCGCCAATGGGAA
The sequence above is drawn from the Deltaproteobacteria bacterium genome and encodes:
- a CDS encoding CGGC domain-containing protein produces the protein MKIGLIRCEKNETKCPLTSCFKALSSKQEGFSGYDSTELIGVFTCRCPGDNVTNLAKILKSKGAERVHMCTCMFAHKEKDGWALGQGFCPDVDRIVQQAAHEAGIPCVKGSAHLPAGYVPEVFE